CCCAGCGCTCGTCGTCGTCGGGAAACAGGTGGCCGATATCGCCCAGCGCACAGGCGCCGAGCAGCGCATCGCAGAGCGCGTGGAGCAGCACGTCGCCGTCGGAGTGGGCGATGAAGCCGTGATCGTGGGCGATGCGCACGCCGCCGATCATCAGATGATCGCCATCGCCGAAGCGATGGACGTCGAAGCCGTGGCCGATTCGCATCATGCGCGGGTCTCTCCAGGGTTGCGGTGGTCGGCGTCCGGCACGCGGCCGGCGGACGCCGGGTGCTGGGCCGCGAGAATCTGCGCGGCGTGGATCTGCTCAGCCAGGCCCAGGTCTTCGGGATGGGTGATCTTGAGATTGTCGCGACGCCCGGCCACCAGCCGCGGCGACAGGCCCAGCGCCTCGACGGCCGAGGCTTCGTCGGTGATCGCCACGCTGCTGCGCCCGGCCTCGTCGAGTGCCCGACGCAGCAGCGCATAGCGAAAACCCTGCGGCGTCAGCGCGTGCCACAGCCCGTCACGCGGCTCGGTGGTCGCGACCCGGCCGGCGGCATCGGCGCGCTTCATGGTGTCGGCCACCGGCACGGCCAGCAGCGCCCCCATCGGCTCGTCGACCAGCGCGGCATGCAGCCGGGTCAGGTCGTCGCCATGCACGCAGGGCCGGACAACGTCGTGGACCAGCACCAGATCCTCGTCAGCGGCCTCCTCGGCGATCGCCGTCAGCGCCAGCGCCACGCTCGCGGCGCGCTCGACGCCCCCGTCGACGCGCCGCCAGTCGGCGAACGGCACCCAGGCCGGATCGAACCAGGCGTCCCTGGGGTCAAGGCAGAGCAACAAGCGCGCCGTGGGGAAGGTCGCATGAAGCCGCGCCAGGGTCTGCGCGAGCACCGGCCGGCCGGCCAGTTGCAGATACTGCTTGGGGCGATCCGCGGCCATCCGCCGCCCCTGGCCGGCGGCCGGCACGATCAGCCACAACGGCGTCCCGTTCATGAGCCGCTCCCGGTGCTCGGGGCCCGGCCCGACTCACCAGCGCTGCCCTCGACGCCAGGCACCCAGAAGAACTGCTCGTCCTGGCGCACCATGCCGATGTCGCTGCGCGCGCGCTCCTCGATGGCATCGAGGCCATTCTTGAGATCGACGACCTCGGCGGCCAGACGCTCGTTGCGCGCCCGCTGGGTGTCGTTCTCCGCCGCCAGCGAATCGGCGCGGGCGCGAATAAGTGTCAGCTCGCGCAGCCCGCCCTCGCCGAACCACAGGCTGTACTGCAGCAGGCCGAGCAGCGCGATCAACAATACGCCAAGCCACTTGAGCATGCGGGGCATCCCGTTTCGGTTTAGGCAACGCCGGGCATTATGCCATCATGAAGCGGCAATTGCCGACGCCCGGCCCCATCGCTGATCGGCTTTGCTGTGCGTTCGTCATTACCCGTAAGCCCACTGGAGACGTTTATGTACAAGCTCGCGTTCTTCATCCCCGTCGACGCCGCCGAGGCCGTCAAGGAGGCCGTGTTCGAGAGCGGCGCCGGACGCATCGGCGATTATGAAGCGTGCTGCTTCCAGACTCGGGGCACCGGCCAGTTTCGCCCCATGGGCGGCGCCGACCCGCATATCGGCCGGGTCGGCCAGCTCGAACGGGTCGACGAGCTCAAGGTCGAGCTGGTCTGCCGCGACGAGCGCATCCACGCCGCGGTCGCCGCGCTCAAGCTGGCCCACCCCTACGAGGAACCGGCCTATGAAGTGTGGCGGCTGGAGGACATATGACATATAGATATGGAAGCATTCAGGCAAATGCAAGACGCTTACATCGGCGTCATCAGACCCTCGGTCTCGCCGGCTGGCTGACGGTCAGCTTCATGGCCGCCGGGGTCGGCGCCATTGCCTCGGTGGACGCCACTCGCTTCTACGCCGCGCTCACGCAACCCGGCTGGGCGCCGCCCGCCGGCGCCTTCGGGCCGGTATGGACGACGCTCTTCGCGCTGATGGGCATCGCTGCGTGGCTGGTCTGGCGTGAAGGCGGCTGGCGCCGGCAGCGGGGTGCGCTGGCGCTGTTTCTCGTCCAGCTCGCCGTCAATGCGTTATGGAGCTGGCTGTTCTTCGTCTGGCACCTGGGGGCGCTGGCCCTTGTCGAGGTCATCCTGCTGTGGAGCATGATCCTCGTCATGTTCATCGCCTTCTGGCGCGTACGCCCGCTGGCTGGACTTCTGTTGTTGCCCTATCTCGTCTGGGTGTCGCTGGCCATGGCGCTGACCTACAGCGTATGGCAACTCAACCCGCAACTGCTGGGGTGAATCGCACGGCGCCAATCGGGAACGAGTTCCCTCCCACAAAAATCCCCGGCCCCATGCTCCAAATGGCCATCCAGGCCGGGTCGCGTGGGAGGCAATTTATTCCCAATAGCGAGGCCTTGACGTTTCACGCTGATCTGCGAAGAACCCATTTATTCCCGATGACAGTGCGCAGAAGCTCAGTGGTCAGGCGCTGCCGAAATAGCGCTCGCGGTCTTCCTCGCCGATGTCGCTGACATGCAGCGGAAAGTCGCCCTGACGGCGATCGCTGAAATAATGGCGCAGGGTGCGCTCGATGGTGGGAAACGCCAGCGCGTCCCAGGGGATCTCGTGCTCGGCGAACATCGCCACTTCCAGGCTTTCCGGGCCGGCGGCGAAACCACCCGTGAGCTCGGCACGAAAGATCATGTAGACCTGGTCGATGTGCGGTAGGTTGATCAATGTGTACAAATCCTGCAGCTCGACCTCGGCACAGGCCTCTTCGCGGGTTTCGCGGGTCGCCGCCTCGCGGGTCGTCTCGGCGTTTTCCATGAACCCGGCCGGCAGCGTCCAGTAACCGTGACGCGGGGCGATGGCACGCCGACACAGCAGCACGCGCTCGTCGCGCACCGGCAGCGTGCCGGCGACGATGCGCGGATTCTGATAGTGGATGGTGCCGCAGGTGTCGCACAGATAGCGCGGGCGGTCGTCGCCCTCGGGGATCGCGAAACGCACGGGCTGGCCGCAGTGACTGCAGAAATTCATGGGCTCCTCGGGCGGCACGACGTCGCTTGACGCCTTCTTTTTTCGGCTGGCCGGCTGGATAATAAGAACATTAAATTCTCGGAACGCCCATGTTAGAGACACTTCACGAGCGCCTGCAAGCGCACACGCCGCGCAAGGTCGGCCTCGCCCTGCCCCGGGCGGCAGTGTTGCTGCCGATCGTCGAGCGTGCCGAGCCGACGCTGCTGTTCACCCGGCGCGCCGGGCATCTCAAGCAGCATGCCGGTCAGGTGGCCTTTCCCGGCGGCAAGCGCGAACCCCAGGACCCGGACCTGCTGACCACCGCGCTGCGCGAGGCCGAGGAAGAGATCGCCCTGGCGCCCGGGCGGGTGCGTCTGCTCGGCCGCTTGAGCGACGTGATCTCGCTGCACGGCATCCGCGTCACCCCGTTCGTCGGGGTGATCCCCGCCGACCTGGCGCTGCGCCCGCAACTCGGCGAGCTCGATACCATCTTCGAGGTGCCGCTGCGCTTCTTCCTCGACGATCGGCGCAGCCATACCGACGTCATCGAGGTCGATGGCGTACCGCGCTACGTGCCCAGCTACCCCGCCGAGGGGCATGTCATCTGGGGGCTGTCGGCGATGATGCTGGTCGAGCTACTCGCCGAGGGCTTCGGCTGCCCGGTGAGTCTGGACCACGCGCCGCCCGACAGCCCGCTGCGCTACCGGCCGGAACGCCGCCGGACGATTCCCGACATCGACGCTTAGGCCACCCAATGCTTGCGCCAGATTCCGCCAATCCGCTCTCGGGGCTCGATGGCACCGCGCTGACGACGCTGGTCGACCGGCTCGTCGACCACGGCTGGTTCGTCGGCGAGCGCTTTTTCGACCCGGCGCTGTGCCGCGCCCTGCACGCCGAGGTCCACACGCTCGCCGAACACAGTGCCCTGCAAGCCGCGGGGGTCGGCCGCGGCGAGGCGCACCGGCTGCGCCGCGATATCCGAGGCGACGCCATTCATTGGCTGAATCGCGACAGCCAGGCCCAGCGCGACTACCTGGCGTTGATGGCGCAATTGCAGGGTCAGATCAACCAGGCGCTCTACCTGGGGCTGTTCGAGTTCGAGGCGCACTTCGCCCACTACCCGCCCGGCAGCTTCTACCGCACCCACCTCGATAGCTTTCAGGGACGCGCCAACCGGGTGATCTCGACGGTGCTCTATCTGACCCCCGACTGGCCGTCCGACGGCGGCGGCGAGATGGCCATCTATGCCGAGCACGACGACACCCGCGAACTCGCGCGGGTGCGTCCCGAAGCCGGCACCTTGGTATGCTTTTTCTCCGACCGGGTACCGCACGCGGTGCTGCCGACCCGTTATCCGCGTACCAGCATCGCCGGCTGGTTTCGCCGCAACGCCTCGCTTTGCGGCGTGATCGACCCGGCGCGCTGACCCGCCGGGCACGGCTGCGGGGTCAGCGCTGGAAGTCGGGCGGGCGCTTGTCCAGGAAAGCACTCATCCCTTCGCGCTGCTCGGGGCCGGCGAAACCCAGTGCGAACAGGCTGGTTTCCAGCGCCAGTGCGCTGTCCAGATGCTGACCCTGGCCGGCGTGAATGGCCTGCTTGGCGGCACGGATCGCCTGCGGCCCGTTGGCGCCGAGTTGCCGGGTCAATTCCTCGGCCAGCGTCTCGAGCTCCGCTTGCGGCACCATGCGGTTGACCAGGCCGACGCGTAGCGCTTCCTGGGCATCGATCTTGCGCCCGGTGGTGATCAGATCGAGCGCCATCGCCGGGCCGATACGCCGTGGCAGCCGCTGGGTGCCGCCGAAGCCGGGAATCACCCCGAGCAGCACCTCGGGCTGGCCGAACAGCGCGTTGTCGCTGGCCACTGCCCAGTCGCAGGCCAGCGCCAGTTCGCAGCCACCACCCAGGCAGAAGCCGTTGACCAGCGCGACGACCGGCACCGGCAGGCGCTCGAGACGCTTGAAGGTCGCCAACGCCTGGCTGGCGAAGTCGCGCGCTTCGTCGGGACTCTTGTCGCGCATCTCGGCGATGTCCGCCCCGGCGACGAAGGACTTGTCGCCGGCGCCGGTGATCAGCACCGCGCGCAAGTCGTCGCGTGCGGCCAGGTCGTCGAGCACCCGCTCGAGCTCGCCGAGCAACTCGCTGTTCAGCGCGTTCAGCGCCTTGGGTCGATTGAGCGTCAACCGGACCACGCCGCTGTGCTCGCTGACGCTAACCAATGCCTCGCTCATGCCGTCCTCCGCGATTGGGGTATCCAGCCTCAGCATAACCGCGTCGCGCTGCGCGCGACATTGCACTATCGGCGGTCTACTCGGGTATCGCTAACTGCGCCAGTCGCCGGTCTCTTCCTCGAATTCGGCCCTGCGCGCCTCGCGCGGGGACTCGCCAGACGGCGGTTGCGAGTCAGTCGGCGGCGGCGGGCCGACCAGCGGCGCGGCGACATCCACGTCGGGTACCGCCTGCGACAGATCCTCGGCGTGCTCGTGATCGATCGCCCCCTGCACCAGCTCGTCGGTCACGCTGAGCTCGGCACCCACCACCGTCTGCGGCGGGTTGGGCGTGAATGGCGCCACCGGCAGCGGCGCGGGACGGCGGCTGCGCCGCCAGGTGAAGAACAGCGTCAGCGCCGCGCCCAGCGCGGCCAGCGACCAGAACAGCCCGGCGTCGCCGAGGGTCGCCATGATCGGCGAGATCAACGGCGAGCTGAGCGTCGAACCCAGTGCATTAATCA
The genomic region above belongs to Halomonas zincidurans B6 and contains:
- the ispD gene encoding 2-C-methyl-D-erythritol 4-phosphate cytidylyltransferase, which produces MNGTPLWLIVPAAGQGRRMAADRPKQYLQLAGRPVLAQTLARLHATFPTARLLLCLDPRDAWFDPAWVPFADWRRVDGGVERAASVALALTAIAEEAADEDLVLVHDVVRPCVHGDDLTRLHAALVDEPMGALLAVPVADTMKRADAAGRVATTEPRDGLWHALTPQGFRYALLRRALDEAGRSSVAITDEASAVEALGLSPRLVAGRRDNLKITHPEDLGLAEQIHAAQILAAQHPASAGRVPDADHRNPGETRA
- the ftsB gene encoding cell division protein FtsB, coding for MLKWLGVLLIALLGLLQYSLWFGEGGLRELTLIRARADSLAAENDTQRARNERLAAEVVDLKNGLDAIEERARSDIGMVRQDEQFFWVPGVEGSAGESGRAPSTGSGS
- a CDS encoding YqfO family protein, with amino-acid sequence MYKLAFFIPVDAAEAVKEAVFESGAGRIGDYEACCFQTRGTGQFRPMGGADPHIGRVGQLERVDELKVELVCRDERIHAAVAALKLAHPYEEPAYEVWRLEDI
- a CDS encoding TspO/MBR family protein translates to MTYRYGSIQANARRLHRRHQTLGLAGWLTVSFMAAGVGAIASVDATRFYAALTQPGWAPPAGAFGPVWTTLFALMGIAAWLVWREGGWRRQRGALALFLVQLAVNALWSWLFFVWHLGALALVEVILLWSMILVMFIAFWRVRPLAGLLLLPYLVWVSLAMALTYSVWQLNPQLLG
- a CDS encoding NUDIX hydrolase; amino-acid sequence: MNFCSHCGQPVRFAIPEGDDRPRYLCDTCGTIHYQNPRIVAGTLPVRDERVLLCRRAIAPRHGYWTLPAGFMENAETTREAATRETREEACAEVELQDLYTLINLPHIDQVYMIFRAELTGGFAAGPESLEVAMFAEHEIPWDALAFPTIERTLRHYFSDRRQGDFPLHVSDIGEEDRERYFGSA
- a CDS encoding CoA pyrophosphatase, with the translated sequence MLETLHERLQAHTPRKVGLALPRAAVLLPIVERAEPTLLFTRRAGHLKQHAGQVAFPGGKREPQDPDLLTTALREAEEEIALAPGRVRLLGRLSDVISLHGIRVTPFVGVIPADLALRPQLGELDTIFEVPLRFFLDDRRSHTDVIEVDGVPRYVPSYPAEGHVIWGLSAMMLVELLAEGFGCPVSLDHAPPDSPLRYRPERRRTIPDIDA
- a CDS encoding 2OG-Fe(II) oxygenase — encoded protein: MLAPDSANPLSGLDGTALTTLVDRLVDHGWFVGERFFDPALCRALHAEVHTLAEHSALQAAGVGRGEAHRLRRDIRGDAIHWLNRDSQAQRDYLALMAQLQGQINQALYLGLFEFEAHFAHYPPGSFYRTHLDSFQGRANRVISTVLYLTPDWPSDGGGEMAIYAEHDDTRELARVRPEAGTLVCFFSDRVPHAVLPTRYPRTSIAGWFRRNASLCGVIDPAR
- a CDS encoding enoyl-CoA hydratase-related protein, with the translated sequence MSEALVSVSEHSGVVRLTLNRPKALNALNSELLGELERVLDDLAARDDLRAVLITGAGDKSFVAGADIAEMRDKSPDEARDFASQALATFKRLERLPVPVVALVNGFCLGGGCELALACDWAVASDNALFGQPEVLLGVIPGFGGTQRLPRRIGPAMALDLITTGRKIDAQEALRVGLVNRMVPQAELETLAEELTRQLGANGPQAIRAAKQAIHAGQGQHLDSALALETSLFALGFAGPEQREGMSAFLDKRPPDFQR